A single genomic interval of Zobellia nedashkovskayae harbors:
- a CDS encoding Smr/MutS family protein, translating to MTVFQIGDKVETLDDVISGKVIKVSGSTVTMETTDGFSLNFESNELVKIDTGDIKVSNYEISQIKAEKELPKKRRTQVMKPKERNAPKMEVDLHIHQLTKSNKGMSNHEMLNLQLDTARRQLDFAVRKRIQKVVFIHGVGEGILKEELYYLFRRYENVKYYDADYQKYGLGATEVYIYQNA from the coding sequence ATGACCGTTTTTCAAATAGGGGACAAGGTAGAGACTTTAGATGACGTCATCTCGGGTAAGGTAATTAAGGTGTCCGGAAGTACGGTTACCATGGAAACTACCGATGGATTTTCGCTCAATTTTGAGTCTAATGAACTGGTTAAAATAGATACTGGAGATATCAAGGTAAGTAATTACGAAATAAGCCAGATCAAGGCGGAAAAGGAGCTCCCAAAGAAAAGGAGAACACAGGTAATGAAACCCAAAGAGCGCAATGCTCCTAAAATGGAAGTAGATTTGCACATACATCAATTGACGAAGTCTAATAAAGGTATGAGCAATCATGAGATGCTAAACCTTCAGTTAGATACCGCAAGACGTCAATTAGATTTTGCCGTGAGAAAGCGTATCCAAAAAGTGGTTTTTATTCATGGTGTAGGAGAAGGTATACTCAAAGAAGAACTATACTACCTCTTTAGACGCTACGAAAACGTAAAATACTACGATGCCGACTACCAGAAATATGGTCTTGGAGCAACCGAAGTATATATTTATCAGAATGCTTAA
- a CDS encoding DUF2752 domain-containing protein, giving the protein MQLATFLLVIEDFMLPCLNKKLFGIDCPGCGLQRSIVLFLKGDFGAAFDMYPAIFTLIPLVLFSIASQFIRFRFDTYIKVTLGITSGSIILVNYILKMTHLTH; this is encoded by the coding sequence ATGCAGTTAGCTACCTTTCTATTGGTTATTGAAGATTTCATGCTCCCGTGCTTAAACAAAAAGCTCTTTGGTATTGACTGCCCTGGCTGTGGTCTTCAACGTTCTATTGTTCTTTTTTTAAAGGGAGATTTTGGCGCTGCCTTTGATATGTACCCTGCGATTTTCACCCTTATACCCCTTGTATTGTTCTCTATTGCAAGCCAATTTATCCGATTTCGATTCGATACTTATATAAAAGTAACCCTTGGCATAACGAGCGGTTCTATTATATTGGTCAATTATATTTTAAAAATGACTCACCTAACCCACTAA
- a CDS encoding CCC motif membrane protein, producing the protein MEEHKLPNSTLILVFGILSIVTCCCYGILGLIFGIVALVLANKATAIYLENPENYTDYGNVKTGKILAIIGIVLSVIYLIMTIGAISFFGFENIQNEELMREKMEELLG; encoded by the coding sequence ATGGAAGAACACAAACTACCTAACTCCACCCTGATCCTTGTATTTGGAATCCTCTCAATAGTTACTTGCTGTTGTTACGGTATCCTTGGACTTATATTTGGTATTGTTGCCTTGGTATTAGCCAATAAAGCGACAGCTATATACCTAGAAAATCCGGAAAACTATACTGATTACGGGAATGTAAAAACAGGTAAAATACTTGCAATCATTGGTATTGTACTAAGTGTTATTTATTTGATAATGACCATTGGTGCTATTTCTTTCTTCGGATTTGAAAATATACAGAACGAAGAATTGATGCGTGAAAAAATGGAAGAATTATTAGGATAA
- a CDS encoding CCC motif membrane protein — protein sequence MQQPLPGASNALTFGILSIVLTLICCGPFGAIFSFIGLSNAKTAQQTYDQSNGEFTGIENVRTGKILSYVGLAIASVYLLLAIIYFGVIAAIFATAISNGDF from the coding sequence ATGCAACAACCTTTACCAGGAGCAAGTAACGCTCTAACTTTTGGAATTCTTTCTATAGTCTTAACCCTAATTTGTTGTGGACCTTTTGGTGCTATTTTTAGCTTCATTGGCCTATCTAATGCTAAAACGGCACAACAAACTTATGATCAAAGTAATGGGGAATTCACGGGTATTGAAAATGTAAGAACAGGCAAAATACTGTCTTATGTGGGCTTAGCCATAGCAAGTGTTTATTTGCTCTTAGCTATTATCTACTTTGGCGTTATAGCGGCAATTTTTGCCACGGCAATTTCAAATGGCGATTTTTAA
- the rocD gene encoding ornithine--oxo-acid transaminase, translated as MSVLEKITSKDAIALEDKHGAHNYHPLPVVLSKGEGVYVWDVEGKKYYDFLSAYSAVNQGHCHPKIVGAMTKQAQTLTLTSRAFYNDMLGKYEKYATETFKFDKLLPMNTGAEAVETALKLCRKWAYEKKGLAENEAQIVVCENNFHGRTTTIISFSNDPVARKNFGPYTAGFLKIEYDNLDALQEVLENNPNVAGFLVEPIQGEAGVYVPSEGYLAGAKALCEKHGVLFIADEVQTGIARTGRLLATCGNCSCEDKHCSGEPEIKPDILILGKALSGGAYPVSAVLANDDIMGVIKPGNHGSTFGGNPVAAAVGIAALDVVKEEELAQNAFDLGELFRAELGKFIEGSDIVNGVRGKGLLNAILINDTEESSTAWDICMALKENGLLAKPTHGNIIRFAPPLVMNKEQLLDCVKIITTTLKQFEK; from the coding sequence ATGTCAGTTTTAGAAAAAATCACTTCTAAAGATGCTATTGCATTGGAGGATAAACACGGAGCACACAACTACCACCCATTACCCGTTGTATTGAGCAAGGGAGAAGGTGTGTATGTTTGGGATGTTGAAGGAAAAAAGTATTATGATTTTCTTTCGGCTTATTCTGCCGTAAATCAAGGTCATTGCCACCCAAAAATTGTTGGCGCCATGACCAAACAAGCACAAACATTAACGCTTACTTCTAGAGCTTTTTACAACGATATGCTCGGGAAGTATGAAAAGTATGCTACCGAAACATTTAAATTCGACAAGCTTTTGCCTATGAATACAGGTGCAGAAGCTGTTGAAACTGCATTGAAATTATGTAGAAAATGGGCATATGAGAAAAAAGGTTTAGCAGAAAACGAAGCACAGATTGTTGTTTGTGAGAATAATTTTCACGGACGAACAACTACTATTATTTCATTTTCTAATGACCCAGTTGCCCGTAAGAACTTTGGTCCTTACACAGCAGGTTTTCTGAAAATAGAATATGACAACTTAGATGCACTACAAGAGGTATTAGAAAATAATCCGAATGTTGCAGGGTTCTTGGTAGAGCCTATTCAAGGTGAAGCTGGAGTTTATGTTCCTTCTGAGGGGTATTTAGCTGGAGCAAAAGCACTTTGTGAGAAACATGGGGTGTTGTTTATTGCAGACGAAGTCCAAACCGGTATTGCGCGAACAGGTAGACTTTTAGCAACTTGTGGTAACTGTTCTTGCGAGGATAAACATTGTAGTGGAGAGCCAGAAATTAAACCAGATATTTTAATTTTAGGTAAGGCCTTATCAGGAGGTGCGTATCCCGTGTCGGCTGTTTTGGCCAATGATGATATTATGGGTGTTATAAAACCAGGAAATCACGGGAGTACTTTTGGAGGTAACCCTGTAGCTGCTGCGGTTGGTATAGCTGCTTTAGATGTTGTTAAAGAAGAAGAACTTGCCCAGAACGCATTTGATTTAGGAGAATTGTTCAGAGCAGAACTTGGTAAGTTTATAGAAGGTTCTGATATTGTAAACGGAGTAAGAGGTAAAGGTTTATTGAACGCTATCCTTATTAATGATACAGAAGAAAGTTCAACTGCTTGGGATATTTGTATGGCGCTGAAAGAAAACGGACTTTTGGCAAAACCAACCCACGGTAATATTATTCGCTTTGCACCGCCTTTGGTGATGAATAAAGAACAACTGTTAGATTGTGTAAAAATCATCACAACAACCTTGAAACAGTTTGAGAAATAA
- a CDS encoding mechanosensitive ion channel, giving the protein MNYLDNIMNSLSNSVGDFLPSTIGAILILIIGWFVAGFIKRLITKLIKRTKIDDKMGTGKVVISSLIGKLIYFFIMIFVFMLALEKLGMTSVLDPVKNLLNGFTNYIPNIVGAGLVGYIGYMLATIVSELVGLSGDTIQSLVPKLKLPENIDLVNILKKIVFIFIFIPLLITALNILNMDAISVPATHMLEQFFNAIPKILIAVIIIIIFVVGGKFVAGLLTDLLESLKLDGIVKKMNLGGVSSNTNLPKLIGNIAFFFIVLFGITTALEKLEFAKLTEVLDTLVGVSGNILFGLVILIIGNWIASIAHKAMAKDENNLFVASIVRMCILAIFLAMGLKTMGIGDDIINMAFGITLGTIAVTIALSFGLGGREAAGKQMERILNKFNNNKQ; this is encoded by the coding sequence ATGAATTACTTAGACAACATTATGAACAGCCTTTCCAACTCGGTAGGCGATTTTTTACCAAGCACAATTGGTGCAATCCTTATCCTTATAATAGGATGGTTTGTAGCTGGTTTTATCAAAAGGTTAATTACCAAACTGATAAAGCGCACCAAAATAGACGATAAAATGGGCACGGGCAAAGTTGTTATTTCCTCCCTTATCGGTAAACTTATTTACTTTTTCATTATGATTTTTGTTTTCATGCTAGCTTTAGAAAAGCTAGGCATGACCAGTGTTTTAGACCCTGTTAAAAACTTGCTTAACGGTTTCACAAACTACATTCCTAATATTGTGGGCGCTGGTTTGGTAGGTTATATAGGCTATATGCTTGCAACTATTGTTTCTGAGCTAGTAGGTCTTTCTGGAGACACCATTCAAAGCTTGGTACCAAAACTTAAGCTGCCGGAAAATATTGATTTGGTAAACATTCTTAAAAAGATTGTTTTCATATTTATTTTCATCCCTCTATTGATTACGGCACTGAATATTTTAAACATGGATGCCATTTCTGTACCGGCTACCCATATGTTAGAGCAGTTCTTTAATGCTATTCCAAAAATTCTAATAGCAGTTATTATAATTATAATTTTTGTTGTTGGAGGTAAATTCGTTGCTGGTCTACTAACAGACTTATTAGAGAGTCTTAAATTAGATGGCATCGTAAAGAAAATGAACTTAGGAGGAGTTTCTTCTAATACAAACCTTCCTAAATTGATTGGTAATATTGCCTTTTTCTTTATTGTCCTTTTTGGTATTACAACGGCATTAGAAAAATTAGAATTTGCAAAACTTACTGAAGTTTTGGACACCCTAGTAGGAGTATCTGGTAACATTCTATTCGGTTTAGTTATTTTGATTATTGGAAACTGGATAGCCTCAATTGCTCACAAAGCAATGGCTAAAGATGAAAATAATCTATTTGTAGCTTCAATTGTAAGAATGTGTATTTTGGCCATTTTCTTAGCAATGGGCCTTAAAACAATGGGTATTGGCGATGATATTATCAACATGGCCTTTGGCATAACATTAGGTACTATAGCGGTTACTATTGCACTTTCTTTTGGACTTGGAGGTAGAGAAGCTGCTGGAAAACAAATGGAACGTATTTTAAACAAATTTAATAATAACAAACAGTAG
- the rlmD gene encoding 23S rRNA (uracil(1939)-C(5))-methyltransferase RlmD, translating to MRRKNKRQVFENVEVVDAGAKGKTIGKAPDGRVIFLTNTVPGDVVDVQTTKKRKAYFEGVATAFHSYSDKRVEPQCEHFGVCGGCKWQDMGYEHQLFYKQQEIENNLKRIGHLELPETTPILGSEEQYFYRNKMEFSFSDSRWMTLEEIQSDKEITDRDALGFHIPGMWDKILDIKKCHLQQDPSNALRLETRDFAIKNGLTFFNPRHQHGELRSLMIRTASTGELMVMIQFHDDNQTNREAILNHLKETFPEITSLLYVINQKQNDTIYDQDIICFSGRDHIFEEMEGLKFKINAKSFYQTNSAQAYELYKLTREFADLKGDELVYDLYTGTGTIAQFVAKKAKKVVGIESVPEAIEDAKANAERNKIDNVDFFVGDMRNVFNQEFINTHGTPDVIITDPPRVGMHKDVVQQILNIAPEKVVYVSCNSATQARDLELMKEAYKVVKVQPVDMFPQTHHVENIVLLKKL from the coding sequence ATGCGAAGAAAGAACAAGCGACAGGTATTCGAAAACGTAGAGGTTGTAGATGCCGGGGCGAAAGGAAAAACTATTGGTAAGGCACCTGACGGACGAGTCATTTTTTTGACAAACACCGTTCCTGGTGATGTTGTTGATGTACAGACTACAAAGAAAAGAAAGGCATATTTTGAAGGGGTTGCCACCGCTTTTCATTCATACTCAGATAAACGCGTAGAACCTCAATGCGAACATTTTGGAGTTTGTGGCGGTTGCAAATGGCAAGATATGGGCTACGAGCACCAACTCTTCTACAAGCAGCAAGAAATTGAAAATAACTTAAAACGAATTGGGCATCTTGAATTACCCGAGACTACACCTATTTTAGGTTCTGAAGAACAGTATTTCTATCGTAATAAAATGGAGTTTTCATTTTCAGATAGTAGATGGATGACTTTAGAGGAAATTCAATCTGATAAAGAAATTACCGACAGAGACGCTTTAGGGTTCCATATTCCTGGAATGTGGGATAAGATTCTTGATATTAAAAAATGTCACTTACAGCAAGACCCTTCTAACGCTCTTAGGTTAGAGACTCGTGATTTTGCCATTAAAAATGGACTTACGTTTTTCAACCCTAGACATCAGCACGGGGAATTGCGCTCTCTTATGATTCGTACGGCTTCAACTGGTGAGTTAATGGTCATGATTCAATTTCATGATGATAACCAAACGAACCGTGAGGCGATATTAAATCACCTTAAAGAAACCTTTCCTGAGATAACTTCGCTTTTATATGTTATCAACCAAAAGCAGAATGACACCATATACGACCAAGATATTATTTGTTTCTCTGGGCGTGACCATATTTTTGAAGAAATGGAAGGCTTGAAATTTAAAATCAATGCTAAGTCGTTTTATCAAACAAATTCAGCACAAGCTTACGAACTATATAAACTTACCCGCGAATTTGCTGATTTAAAAGGCGATGAGCTTGTTTACGACCTTTACACAGGTACAGGAACCATTGCTCAATTTGTTGCTAAAAAAGCAAAAAAAGTTGTTGGTATAGAGTCCGTACCCGAAGCTATTGAAGATGCGAAAGCAAACGCTGAGCGTAATAAAATTGACAATGTAGATTTCTTTGTGGGTGATATGCGAAATGTCTTCAACCAAGAATTTATTAATACCCATGGCACACCTGACGTTATTATTACAGACCCTCCAAGGGTTGGTATGCATAAAGATGTGGTACAACAAATCTTGAATATTGCCCCAGAAAAAGTAGTTTATGTAAGTTGTAATAGCGCTACACAGGCACGCGATTTGGAATTAATGAAAGAGGCATACAAGGTAGTAAAGGTGCAACCGGTAGATATGTTTCCCCAAACACATCATGTTGAAAATATCGTACTTTTGAAAAAGCTATAG
- a CDS encoding DUF6452 family protein → MNKLKILFVILLGILCFSACEKDDICTEDDTPQLVIRFYDALNPTEFKDVQNLIVWGVLPTEGKDTIANIALDSIVLPLRVDETSTSFAFSRQLTIDDINVDTLTFNYDVKEIYKSRACGYIANFENLTATVKQDDSVWVQTIDIDNALIENTASAHVKIFH, encoded by the coding sequence ATGAATAAACTAAAAATACTTTTTGTTATCCTTTTGGGCATACTTTGTTTTTCTGCATGTGAGAAAGATGATATTTGTACGGAAGATGACACTCCGCAATTGGTCATACGTTTTTACGATGCCCTGAATCCTACTGAATTTAAGGATGTGCAGAACTTAATTGTCTGGGGAGTATTGCCTACAGAAGGTAAGGACACCATAGCCAATATAGCTTTGGATTCTATTGTTCTACCGTTACGAGTTGATGAAACTAGCACATCATTCGCTTTCTCAAGACAGCTAACCATTGACGATATTAATGTAGACACCCTAACCTTTAACTATGATGTAAAGGAAATTTACAAATCTAGAGCCTGCGGTTACATAGCCAATTTTGAAAACTTGACGGCAACAGTCAAACAAGATGATTCAGTTTGGGTTCAGACCATAGATATAGATAACGCACTTATTGAAAACACAGCTTCCGCCCATGTTAAGATATTTCACTAG
- a CDS encoding DUF6048 family protein produces MLRYFTSLFFFLVVAVGFSQSEPIDLNKKDTTVYKQRYGIRVGVDLSRVLNSFFDEDYTGLEFVGDYRLSQNLYLAAELGNEKKTIGTPLGAEVDIEGGDLYTFTTSGSYIKLGIDYNTYGNWYGEQNMIYIGGRYAFSTFSQELDAYKIFDSSRYWNPDDFAAGTDALGKYEGRTKSWLEFVAGIKAEVLRNIYVGASARLGILITNKRPDGVLDDLFIPGFNRVTDGSRFGVGYNVSLSYLIPLYKKKNEPKKEKPQPEPESKSEPEDRPGRQ; encoded by the coding sequence ATGTTAAGATATTTCACTAGTCTTTTTTTCTTCTTAGTTGTTGCTGTGGGGTTTTCTCAGAGCGAACCTATTGACCTTAATAAAAAAGATACCACCGTATACAAACAACGTTATGGCATAAGGGTAGGCGTAGATTTAAGTAGGGTCCTGAATTCTTTTTTTGATGAGGACTATACGGGACTAGAATTCGTAGGTGATTATAGACTTTCCCAAAATCTTTATTTAGCTGCCGAACTTGGTAACGAGAAAAAAACAATAGGCACCCCGCTTGGTGCTGAAGTTGACATTGAAGGAGGGGATTTGTATACCTTTACGACATCTGGCAGCTATATTAAATTAGGTATAGATTACAATACCTATGGCAATTGGTACGGTGAGCAAAACATGATATATATTGGTGGTCGTTATGCTTTTAGCACTTTTAGCCAAGAGCTAGACGCCTATAAAATTTTTGATAGCAGCCGCTATTGGAATCCCGATGATTTTGCCGCAGGAACCGATGCCCTGGGGAAATATGAAGGTCGCACTAAATCTTGGCTAGAATTTGTAGCAGGAATTAAAGCGGAAGTTTTAAGAAATATCTATGTAGGCGCTAGCGCGCGTTTAGGCATCTTAATAACGAACAAGAGACCTGACGGTGTGTTGGACGATCTTTTCATTCCCGGTTTTAATAGAGTTACCGACGGCAGTAGATTTGGGGTTGGCTACAATGTTTCTCTCAGCTATCTCATTCCTCTTTACAAGAAGAAAAACGAACCGAAAAAAGAAAAGCCACAACCAGAACCAGAGTCCAAATCCGAACCTGAAGATAGACCTGGAAGACAATAG
- a CDS encoding THUMP domain-containing class I SAM-dependent RNA methyltransferase, producing MSKNFKMVAKTLFGFEEMLAKEIRNLGGSNVVEGVRNVAFEGDTGFMYKANLCLRTAIKIIKPIHSFSVRSENDLYKKIYAMDWAEYLSVDTTFAIDSTVNSDNFTHSLYVSQKVKDAIVDKFRDMDGSRPSVDVKFPDVRINIHIHDEHCNVSLDSSGRSLHQRGYRTATNIAPINEVLAAGLLLLSGWDGQCDFIDPMCGSGTMLTEAAMIACNIPANINRKEFAFEKWDDFDQELFDKIVEVCLNKVREFHYKIVGYDKAPSAVRKALDNVENANLSEFISVERKNFFDTEKFTEGKLHMVFNPPYGERLSLEMEDFYASIGDTLKQKYPGTEAWFITSNMEALKYVGLRPSRKIKVFNSQLESRLVKYVMYEGSKKAKYMNKDKDNE from the coding sequence ATGAGTAAAAATTTTAAAATGGTTGCCAAGACGCTCTTTGGTTTTGAAGAGATGTTGGCTAAGGAAATTCGCAATTTAGGTGGGAGCAATGTAGTTGAAGGCGTTAGAAATGTCGCTTTTGAAGGAGATACGGGCTTTATGTACAAAGCCAATCTATGTTTGCGAACGGCCATTAAGATTATTAAGCCTATTCATTCTTTTTCTGTTCGTAGTGAGAATGATCTTTATAAAAAGATTTATGCAATGGATTGGGCAGAGTACCTTTCCGTTGATACTACTTTTGCTATAGATTCTACGGTAAACTCGGATAATTTTACACATTCGCTCTACGTCTCGCAAAAAGTTAAAGATGCTATAGTAGATAAGTTTAGGGATATGGATGGAAGCCGCCCTAGTGTAGACGTAAAATTTCCTGATGTACGCATCAACATTCATATTCATGATGAGCATTGTAATGTTTCCTTAGATAGTTCAGGGCGTTCTTTGCACCAAAGAGGCTATCGTACCGCCACGAATATTGCCCCTATAAACGAGGTGTTGGCAGCTGGACTTTTACTCTTGAGTGGATGGGACGGTCAATGCGATTTTATAGACCCTATGTGTGGTAGTGGTACCATGTTAACGGAAGCGGCTATGATTGCTTGTAATATTCCGGCAAACATTAATAGAAAGGAATTTGCCTTTGAGAAATGGGACGATTTTGATCAAGAACTTTTTGATAAAATTGTTGAAGTTTGTCTAAATAAGGTTAGAGAGTTTCATTATAAAATAGTGGGTTACGATAAAGCTCCTTCTGCTGTACGTAAAGCGTTAGATAATGTTGAAAACGCTAACCTATCAGAATTCATTTCCGTAGAACGAAAGAACTTTTTTGATACCGAAAAATTTACTGAAGGTAAGCTGCATATGGTTTTTAACCCACCTTATGGGGAGCGATTGAGTTTAGAGATGGAAGATTTTTATGCTTCAATAGGAGATACATTAAAGCAAAAATACCCTGGTACGGAAGCTTGGTTTATCACATCTAATATGGAAGCGCTTAAATATGTAGGTCTCAGACCTTCTCGTAAGATAAAGGTTTTCAATAGCCAATTAGAATCGCGCTTGGTAAAGTATGTAATGTATGAAGGCAGTAAGAAAGCCAAGTATATGAACAAGGATAAGGACAACGAATAG
- a CDS encoding ZIP family metal transporter, which yields MNYALPILAVLLSFTFVYIVKPQNRSNFKLLLAFSGAFLLALTLFELFPSVYENGDPKKVGLFVMLGILFQIFLEFFSKGAEHGHVHLDSEKELFPWLLFASLCVHSFLEGFPIHHHDTIIYGILIHKVPIAIILSIFLLNSKIPLKKAFFFITIFSLMTPLGSYIADHADWADTYFAPINALVIGVFLHISTVILFESSEGHTFNLRKIVAIIFGIAIAYFL from the coding sequence ATGAATTACGCCTTACCCATTTTAGCCGTTCTACTGAGTTTTACCTTTGTATATATTGTAAAACCCCAGAATAGAAGTAACTTTAAGCTACTTTTAGCATTTAGTGGTGCCTTTTTGTTGGCCCTAACGTTGTTTGAACTTTTTCCGTCAGTATACGAAAATGGTGATCCTAAAAAAGTAGGGTTATTTGTAATGCTGGGGATTCTATTTCAAATATTCTTAGAATTCTTTTCAAAAGGAGCGGAACACGGGCATGTTCATTTAGATAGCGAAAAAGAGCTTTTTCCATGGTTATTATTCGCTAGCCTTTGCGTTCATTCATTTTTAGAAGGTTTCCCAATTCACCACCACGATACCATAATTTACGGTATACTCATCCATAAAGTACCTATTGCCATTATACTAAGTATCTTTCTATTAAACTCAAAAATACCTTTAAAAAAGGCATTTTTCTTTATCACCATATTTTCATTAATGACCCCATTAGGAAGTTATATTGCTGATCATGCAGATTGGGCAGACACCTACTTTGCACCAATTAACGCATTGGTAATTGGTGTGTTCTTACATATTTCTACGGTTATACTTTTTGAAAGTTCAGAAGGCCATACATTTAACTTGCGTAAAATAGTCGCCATTATTTTTGGCATCGCAATCGCATATTTTTTATAG
- a CDS encoding DUF4268 domain-containing protein has protein sequence MFSKAESKKLREDFWIAFGKSYPRKWILYNTKVKALVFKFHFDLKKAMVSIDIETEDLERRITLWEKFQSLQSLLQSEEYLPKAIFDEIFFLSNGKEISRIYVTLENVSIHNKNTWQETMIFLSQQMGQVEVFFEDFKEILE, from the coding sequence ATGTTCAGTAAAGCCGAATCAAAAAAACTACGCGAAGACTTCTGGATTGCTTTTGGTAAATCCTATCCTAGAAAATGGATACTTTATAATACCAAAGTAAAGGCCCTTGTATTCAAATTTCATTTTGACCTAAAAAAAGCAATGGTCTCCATAGATATTGAAACGGAAGACCTAGAGAGACGTATTACCCTTTGGGAGAAATTTCAATCGCTACAGTCTCTTCTTCAATCTGAAGAATACCTTCCCAAAGCCATTTTTGACGAGATTTTTTTTCTATCCAACGGAAAAGAAATATCAAGAATTTACGTGACCCTTGAAAACGTGTCTATCCACAATAAAAATACCTGGCAAGAAACCATGATTTTTCTAAGCCAACAAATGGGGCAAGTAGAAGTGTTTTTTGAAGATTTCAAAGAGATTTTAGAGTAA
- the uxuA gene encoding mannonate dehydratase: MEKLKKTYRWFGPEFGVSLADIAQLGADGIVTACHGVPTGEVWLNETIVAIKTQIEQHGMEWSVVESLNIHNAIKYGLPKRDRYVENYIQTLKNLAKQNIKIICYNFMPLIDWTRTNLDYQLPNGTSSLLYDPIAIAAFDIFILKRDNAAEVYEESVVQNAKKHFVSLSDIEKQTLENAILAGIPGSKEPIKMSVFRKNLAVVSQISKDELRENLVYFLKSILPEAEKLGIHMAIHPDDPPFSVFGIPRITSTYEDLKFIRDCYPSTNNGFTFCSGSLGASSNNDLVKIIEDFGDRIHFVHLRNVQLNAMGKFYEAEHLNGSVVMADIMEALINEQLRRKGFGRTDAAIPLRPDHGHVLLDDKKRQGEFYPGYSIIGRALGMAQLTGLEKGIRHQMKLD; the protein is encoded by the coding sequence ATGGAAAAATTGAAAAAAACATACCGTTGGTTTGGTCCTGAATTTGGGGTTTCTTTAGCAGATATAGCTCAGCTGGGGGCAGATGGCATTGTCACAGCTTGCCATGGTGTTCCTACAGGTGAAGTTTGGCTTAATGAAACAATCGTAGCCATTAAAACACAAATAGAACAACACGGAATGGAGTGGTCCGTTGTGGAAAGTCTTAATATTCATAACGCTATTAAATACGGGCTTCCCAAAAGAGATAGGTATGTTGAAAATTATATTCAAACCCTAAAAAACTTAGCGAAGCAAAACATTAAAATTATTTGCTACAATTTCATGCCACTTATAGATTGGACACGTACCAATCTTGATTACCAATTACCAAACGGAACGTCTAGTTTACTTTATGATCCAATTGCCATTGCTGCTTTTGATATTTTTATATTAAAACGGGATAATGCTGCTGAGGTGTATGAAGAGAGTGTTGTACAAAATGCTAAAAAGCATTTTGTTAGTTTGTCTGACATAGAAAAACAGACGCTTGAAAATGCAATTTTAGCGGGTATACCGGGGAGTAAAGAACCGATTAAAATGTCAGTTTTTAGAAAGAATTTGGCGGTGGTAAGTCAAATTTCAAAAGACGAACTTAGAGAAAATTTGGTATACTTTCTTAAGTCGATATTGCCTGAGGCTGAAAAACTTGGTATTCACATGGCCATTCACCCAGATGACCCGCCTTTTTCTGTTTTTGGTATCCCTAGAATAACGTCAACCTATGAAGATTTAAAATTTATTCGTGATTGTTATCCTTCTACTAATAACGGTTTCACTTTTTGTTCGGGGTCATTGGGCGCTTCGTCCAATAATGATTTGGTCAAAATTATTGAAGATTTTGGAGACCGAATTCATTTTGTCCACTTAAGAAATGTACAGTTAAATGCCATGGGTAAATTTTATGAAGCAGAACATCTAAACGGTTCTGTGGTAATGGCAGACATTATGGAAGCTTTAATAAACGAGCAACTTAGAAGAAAAGGATTTGGCCGGACTGATGCTGCTATTCCTTTAAGGCCCGATCATGGCCATGTTTTGCTAGATGATAAAAAACGTCAGGGAGAATTTTACCCCGGCTATTCCATTATTGGTAGAGCGTTGGGTATGGCGCAGCTTACTGGACTAGAAAAAGGTATTCGGCATCAGATGAAACTAGATTGA